In Xanthocytophaga agilis, a genomic segment contains:
- a CDS encoding porin family protein: MKKLAFSLLTLISLGSYSYAQDGEKARFGIKGGLNLSNFYKTEVGDENIKAGFNVGVFAKAPIIEDVLSIQPEVSYTVVGSETQYQNFLQGSGKYRFNLGYVQIPVLAVVNIGAFNIHAGPYAAVLTNVNVKDVDDDGTVDGVKDLDKDKFNGLDYGLAGGIGFDFKGASLGFRYNYGLREVGKDGGISLNSSTNSSTILRNSKNSAFQVYVAVGF, from the coding sequence ATGAAAAAACTCGCATTTAGTTTATTGACTTTGATTAGTCTGGGCTCCTATTCCTATGCTCAGGATGGAGAAAAAGCAAGATTTGGTATCAAAGGAGGATTAAATTTGTCCAACTTTTATAAGACAGAAGTAGGAGATGAAAATATTAAAGCTGGATTTAATGTAGGTGTTTTTGCCAAAGCTCCTATTATTGAAGATGTATTGTCCATTCAACCTGAGGTATCTTATACAGTGGTAGGATCAGAAACACAGTATCAGAACTTTTTGCAAGGAAGTGGAAAATACCGCTTTAATTTAGGTTATGTACAGATTCCAGTATTGGCAGTAGTTAACATTGGTGCGTTCAACATACATGCAGGGCCCTATGCTGCCGTCTTAACAAATGTGAATGTAAAAGATGTGGACGATGATGGCACTGTTGATGGAGTGAAAGATCTGGACAAAGACAAATTCAATGGATTGGATTATGGTTTAGCAGGTGGAATTGGATTTGACTTTAAAGGTGCATCTCTGGGATTTCGTTACAACTATGGACTTCGTGAGGTAGGTAAAGATGGTGGAATCAGCCTTAATAGCTCCACTAATAGCAGTACAATATTGCGGAATTCTAAAAATAGTGCTTTTCAGGTATATGTCGCAGTTGGATTCTAA
- a CDS encoding GNAT family N-acetyltransferase: MNENISQNTTENRFELAMEGKTAIVEYALSGDIITFLHTEVPPQLEGRGIGSTLAKYVLEYAKANHLKVSLQCPFIRSYIDRHPEYTSLLLHQPQ; encoded by the coding sequence ATGAACGAAAATATTAGTCAGAATACAACAGAAAATCGGTTTGAGCTTGCCATGGAAGGCAAGACTGCTATTGTAGAATATGCACTATCCGGTGATATTATCACCTTTTTACATACTGAAGTTCCTCCACAATTGGAAGGCCGAGGTATAGGTTCAACTTTGGCAAAATATGTATTAGAATATGCAAAGGCCAATCATCTGAAAGTATCCCTGCAATGTCCTTTTATAAGATCCTATATTGATCGGCATCCAGAGTATACCTCTCTCCTGCTACACCAGCCACAGTAA
- a CDS encoding DUF2306 domain-containing protein, translated as MKILSLRSLLKGLMIFLSVGVAAYAFSYFTFKEQNLLASKAKELLASIFYRTSFYIHAGFGAIALFIGGWQFIKRFRRRYTALHRNAGKVYVIAVMLSSLAGLIIAFNANGGIVPVIGFISLAILWLITDIQAYQTIRGGDVKGHEQWMIRNYALTFAAVTLRLWIPVLQIFFKLTFLEAYQIVAWLCWIPNLLVAEAIIYSLRKPKLQLAEK; from the coding sequence ATGAAAATTCTTTCTCTGCGTTCACTCCTCAAAGGCCTTATGATTTTTCTATCTGTAGGTGTTGCTGCCTACGCCTTTTCGTATTTTACTTTCAAAGAACAGAATCTACTGGCATCCAAGGCTAAAGAACTTCTGGCAAGTATATTCTACAGGACATCTTTTTACATACATGCTGGTTTTGGAGCAATAGCACTTTTTATTGGTGGATGGCAATTTATCAAACGCTTCAGACGTCGCTATACTGCACTACATCGGAATGCAGGCAAGGTCTATGTCATTGCAGTTATGCTAAGTAGTTTGGCCGGACTTATTATTGCCTTTAATGCTAACGGAGGAATAGTACCTGTTATAGGATTTATTTCTCTGGCTATCTTATGGTTAATTACTGACATACAAGCTTACCAGACAATCAGAGGAGGAGATGTGAAAGGACATGAGCAATGGATGATTCGTAACTATGCCCTTACCTTTGCCGCAGTTACCTTACGTCTCTGGATTCCTGTTTTACAGATATTTTTCAAGTTAACATTTCTGGAAGCTTATCAGATTGTTGCCTGGCTCTGCTGGATTCCCAATCTGCTGGTTGCAGAGGCAATTATTTATTCACTGCGGAAACCAAAACTACAACTAGCTGAAAAATGA
- a CDS encoding PAS domain S-box protein, whose translation MRNPIRSFSQHVKRTFIFSLCLIALITLLGHIYVQFILEDNVRLSQIIGLTERQRVKGQDIAQVTELLEKETRSEYNSKQSNKLSQLVNNWYKVQIGLQYGDIRIGTTRSKSEAADQLFESAEEPFKIIYYQAQKLIHPEKYSEAQLSEAVTVLLKNEPVYQKRMTAITLQYEKELREQTVYLQRVQFTLLGMLCVALGLIGWFLYKPIVGKMQFYFSQLMDTTILTNELNLELEEKKQELEEQNQKLEEKTYESEQAQIKLEELFLKQRSLIAQKKKDAHKIEEKEKFIRSVTQAMPDVLYVFDLLELKYVFTNKQISNVLGYSTEEIQDMHGEFLTELIHTDDMPAVLALHREVALARDNEIFPIEYRVRHKFGHYVWLHAQEMVFERDEQGIPILLMGVAKDITEQKQNLKALEVSEARYRALIETAEDIIYEMDADWNITYVNPVAERILGYSKNDFAKKRLWNIVKTEYRREMEDIYLRDKETRSVIPYTEFPVRTKSGEEIWLGQNTTIEYDGDLVKTIRVIARDITGRKSAELELQQSELKYRSAVENIAEAVFQIDREGKFIFLNPAWSITTGFTVEESLGKLYTEFVHPDDRKLDMEHFQPVNRQECEFTKHQIRYLTKDGGYKWVEIYAQAVKSPKQRVQGVIGTITDISEQRNKEQRLIQAKEEAEDIALAKQNFLSMMSHEIRTPMNAVIGITHLLLQEDPRRDQIENLNILKFSADNLLVLINDILDYSKIEAGKINLEEVEFKLKDLIVSIEQSMLHKASEKDIDLDVYLEEGLPENVIGDPVRISQILNNLVSNAIKFTNRGLVRIEAKVNAVTDEYADIDFAVSDTGIGIPTDKLEFIFESFTQASSDTTRKFGGTGLGLAITRRLLQMQGSDIQVTSVEGLGSKFYFTLRLKKGKAQQKRYLSAYTTNTFSDLSHIQLLLVEDNEINLLVATKFLSQWGIIPDYALNGVEAIEKIKTKQYHIVLMDLQMPEKDGYDATLEIRALEDPYFKKLPIIALTASVMSDVKSRLLEIGMNEYISKPFNPSELYGKILRFAEEVQDLDVVPHMPMITAELVEDPSLVCFERLEELTNDSPDFKQELVEKCIEAVGELSAVYSEILTEMSYVKLRRLEHKMRPTFHYFEPNELIAEIKRGLALLAVEKKDLEALSVSAQRVEQLCLQIADELKAYLYEGDKQVTEIKG comes from the coding sequence ATGCGCAATCCTATACGTAGTTTTTCGCAACACGTCAAACGGACTTTCATCTTTAGTCTGTGTTTGATCGCGTTAATTACTCTGTTGGGTCATATATATGTACAATTTATACTGGAAGACAATGTTCGTCTCAGCCAGATTATTGGTCTTACTGAACGGCAAAGGGTTAAGGGCCAAGATATTGCACAAGTGACAGAACTGCTTGAGAAAGAGACTCGTAGTGAATATAATAGCAAACAATCCAATAAGTTGAGCCAGCTGGTGAACAATTGGTATAAGGTTCAGATTGGCTTACAGTATGGGGACATCCGCATAGGAACAACCAGATCGAAGAGTGAAGCTGCCGATCAACTTTTTGAAAGTGCGGAAGAGCCATTTAAAATTATCTACTATCAGGCACAAAAACTGATTCATCCTGAGAAATACTCTGAGGCTCAGTTGTCAGAGGCAGTCACAGTATTACTGAAAAATGAACCGGTTTATCAAAAAAGAATGACTGCTATTACATTGCAATATGAGAAGGAGTTAAGAGAGCAGACAGTATACTTACAACGGGTACAGTTTACCTTACTTGGTATGCTTTGTGTGGCCTTAGGCCTTATTGGTTGGTTCTTATATAAACCTATCGTAGGTAAGATGCAGTTTTACTTTAGCCAGTTGATGGATACTACTATTCTAACAAATGAGTTAAATCTGGAGCTGGAAGAGAAAAAGCAAGAACTGGAAGAGCAGAATCAGAAGCTGGAGGAAAAAACCTATGAATCTGAGCAGGCTCAGATTAAACTGGAAGAATTGTTTCTGAAACAACGGTCATTGATCGCTCAAAAGAAAAAAGATGCTCATAAAATTGAAGAAAAAGAGAAGTTTATCCGTTCTGTAACACAAGCAATGCCTGATGTATTGTATGTGTTTGACCTACTGGAACTAAAGTATGTTTTTACCAATAAGCAGATATCTAATGTCCTGGGTTATTCTACTGAAGAGATTCAGGATATGCATGGTGAGTTTCTTACTGAGTTGATCCATACAGATGATATGCCTGCTGTATTGGCATTACACCGGGAAGTTGCTTTGGCCAGAGATAATGAGATTTTCCCAATAGAATACCGTGTTCGTCATAAGTTTGGACACTATGTGTGGTTACATGCTCAGGAAATGGTATTTGAAAGAGATGAGCAGGGAATTCCTATATTACTGATGGGAGTTGCAAAAGATATCACTGAACAAAAACAAAATCTTAAAGCACTCGAGGTAAGTGAGGCTCGTTATCGGGCATTAATCGAAACGGCAGAAGATATTATCTATGAAATGGATGCCGATTGGAATATTACCTATGTGAATCCTGTAGCGGAACGGATTCTGGGATATTCTAAAAACGATTTTGCGAAGAAACGCCTCTGGAATATTGTAAAGACTGAGTATCGCCGGGAAATGGAGGATATCTATTTGAGAGACAAAGAAACTCGTTCAGTTATACCTTATACAGAGTTTCCTGTACGTACAAAAAGTGGCGAAGAAATCTGGTTGGGACAGAATACAACTATTGAATATGATGGTGATCTGGTAAAAACTATACGTGTAATTGCCAGAGATATTACTGGGCGTAAATCTGCCGAACTTGAACTTCAACAGAGTGAATTAAAGTATCGTTCTGCTGTTGAAAATATTGCAGAAGCAGTATTTCAGATTGATCGCGAAGGAAAGTTTATTTTCTTGAATCCGGCCTGGAGTATCACAACTGGATTTACCGTAGAAGAAAGTCTTGGAAAACTGTATACGGAATTTGTACATCCCGATGACCGCAAACTGGATATGGAGCATTTTCAGCCAGTTAATCGTCAGGAATGTGAGTTTACAAAACATCAGATTCGCTATCTGACTAAAGATGGAGGATACAAATGGGTCGAAATTTATGCCCAAGCTGTAAAAAGTCCAAAACAACGCGTACAAGGAGTTATTGGTACTATTACAGATATCTCAGAACAACGTAATAAAGAACAACGACTGATACAGGCAAAAGAAGAAGCAGAAGATATTGCTTTGGCAAAGCAAAACTTCCTGTCTATGATGAGCCACGAGATACGGACGCCTATGAATGCAGTAATTGGGATTACCCATTTGCTGCTACAGGAAGATCCGCGTCGTGATCAGATTGAAAACCTGAATATTCTAAAGTTCTCAGCTGATAACCTGTTGGTTCTGATCAATGATATTCTGGATTATAGTAAAATAGAGGCTGGAAAAATCAATCTGGAAGAAGTTGAATTTAAGCTGAAAGATCTGATTGTGAGTATAGAGCAATCTATGTTACACAAGGCAAGTGAGAAAGATATTGATTTGGATGTGTATCTGGAAGAGGGATTGCCTGAAAATGTAATCGGAGATCCTGTTCGTATTAGCCAGATACTCAATAACCTGGTAAGCAATGCAATCAAGTTTACCAATAGAGGATTGGTGCGTATCGAAGCGAAAGTAAATGCTGTGACAGATGAGTATGCAGATATTGACTTTGCAGTGAGTGATACAGGTATCGGTATTCCTACAGATAAGTTAGAGTTTATTTTTGAGAGCTTTACGCAAGCCAGCAGTGATACAACACGCAAATTTGGCGGAACTGGATTGGGACTTGCCATTACTAGACGCTTGCTCCAGATGCAGGGCAGTGATATTCAGGTAACTAGTGTAGAGGGACTAGGTTCGAAGTTCTACTTTACCTTACGATTGAAAAAAGGAAAAGCCCAGCAGAAACGTTATTTGTCTGCTTATACTACAAATACTTTCAGTGACTTGAGTCATATCCAGTTACTATTAGTAGAAGATAATGAAATTAATTTGTTGGTAGCTACTAAGTTTTTGAGTCAGTGGGGAATCATTCCTGACTATGCACTGAATGGAGTTGAAGCTATTGAAAAGATTAAGACAAAGCAGTATCATATTGTGTTGATGGATCTACAGATGCCGGAGAAAGATGGTTATGATGCTACACTGGAAATCAGAGCACTGGAAGATCCTTATTTCAAAAAACTGCCAATTATTGCCCTTACTGCATCTGTTATGAGTGATGTGAAGAGCAGGTTACTGGAGATTGGAATGAATGAATATATTTCCAAACCATTTAATCCAAGTGAGTTGTATGGTAAGATTCTGCGTTTTGCAGAGGAAGTACAGGATTTGGATGTAGTACCTCATATGCCGATGATTACTGCTGAACTGGTTGAAGATCCTTCGCTTGTGTGCTTTGAACGATTGGAAGAACTGACTAATGATAGTCCGGATTTCAAGCAGGAACTTGTTGAAAAATGTATTGAAGCTGTGGGTGAATTATCAGCTGTATATAGTGAAATCCTGACGGAAATGAGTTATGTGAAACTACGTCGACTTGAACATAAGATGCGGCCAACTTTTCACTACTTTGAACCGAACGAGCTGATCGCAGAAATTAAGAGAGGGCTTGCATTGTTGGCAGTAGAGAAAAAAGATCTAGAAGCACTATCTGTTTCTGCTCAGCGGGTGGAGCAACTTTGTCTTCAGATTGCAGATGAATTGAAAGCTTACTTATACGAAGGTGACAAACAGGTCACAGAAATAAAAGGCTAA
- a CDS encoding DUF4403 family protein codes for MTLRILGFVILILVIAVVLFWGCKPARLEPKQPEEKYTDTQVTIPRLISVVNIPVTISVEEIERQVNAQVKDLIFEDNSLDDNGKDDLLLKVWKREPIQIESGSEVFRITVPLKIWAKKGIKVLGITTYKETTFSLNARFVSTLHVNSDWQVVTSTMADGYDWIEKPYVRLGFIEIPITGIISQILDREQQNIAGQMDNQLKEQLALKTYVQQVWQAMQQPLQISKQYDAWVKVTPLEVWMTPLQANETTVRAQVGIKAYTETIIGKKPVVSSLAPLPALQVHEQAEEDFQLGLTGEISHQAATQIAISELVGKTFEFQNGSRKITITSLDLYGNNSNLVIKTGVTGSLEGTLYLVGKPYFNPQTQSIELKNMDFSLDTKSRLVKAANWLAHGTLVKKMQENIKIPLKSQLELAKKNLQAQLENKQLMKGISLNGTLEEFSPGDVIITPQTIVAVVTAKGKLDVKVDGL; via the coding sequence ATGACACTACGCATTTTAGGTTTCGTTATATTGATCTTAGTGATTGCTGTTGTTTTATTTTGGGGATGTAAGCCCGCCCGTTTGGAACCAAAGCAACCAGAAGAGAAATATACAGATACACAGGTGACAATTCCCCGATTGATCTCTGTGGTAAATATTCCTGTGACAATTTCTGTAGAAGAAATAGAACGTCAGGTAAATGCTCAGGTTAAGGATTTAATTTTTGAAGATAATAGCCTGGACGATAATGGAAAGGATGATTTACTACTTAAGGTTTGGAAACGGGAACCTATTCAGATAGAATCAGGGAGTGAAGTTTTTAGAATTACTGTGCCTTTAAAGATCTGGGCAAAGAAAGGAATTAAAGTATTGGGAATAACTACCTATAAGGAAACAACATTCTCTTTAAATGCCCGATTCGTTTCCACACTCCATGTAAATTCAGACTGGCAGGTGGTGACTTCAACCATGGCCGATGGTTACGACTGGATTGAAAAGCCTTATGTCCGATTGGGATTCATTGAAATACCTATTACAGGTATTATTAGCCAGATCTTGGATAGAGAGCAACAGAACATTGCTGGTCAGATGGATAATCAGTTAAAAGAACAACTGGCATTAAAAACCTATGTTCAGCAGGTGTGGCAGGCGATGCAGCAACCATTGCAAATCTCAAAGCAGTATGACGCCTGGGTCAAAGTGACTCCTCTGGAAGTCTGGATGACTCCATTGCAGGCAAATGAGACTACTGTAAGAGCACAGGTAGGAATTAAAGCTTATACAGAAACAATTATAGGAAAGAAACCAGTTGTTTCTTCATTGGCTCCTTTGCCGGCCTTGCAAGTTCATGAGCAAGCTGAGGAAGATTTTCAGTTGGGGCTTACCGGGGAAATTTCACACCAGGCAGCTACACAGATAGCTATATCAGAACTGGTAGGCAAAACATTTGAATTCCAAAATGGAAGCCGCAAGATTACTATTACATCACTGGATTTGTATGGTAATAATAGCAATCTGGTAATTAAAACGGGAGTCACAGGAAGTCTTGAAGGTACATTGTATCTGGTTGGTAAACCTTATTTTAATCCACAAACTCAATCCATCGAGTTGAAGAATATGGATTTCTCACTAGATACGAAAAGTAGATTAGTGAAAGCAGCTAACTGGCTGGCACATGGTACACTGGTCAAAAAAATGCAGGAAAATATAAAGATCCCATTAAAGTCTCAGTTAGAACTGGCCAAAAAGAATCTTCAGGCACAATTGGAAAATAAGCAGTTGATGAAAGGTATTTCCCTTAATGGGACCTTGGAGGAGTTTAGCCCCGGAGATGTTATTATTACTCCGCAGACAATTGTTGCTGTTGTGACTGCCAAAGGTAAATTGGATGTGAAAGTTGATGGACTTTAG
- the hemH gene encoding ferrochelatase, with amino-acid sequence MVDTTASVSKNNTLPQLKNSQLHTGVLLVQLGTPDSPSVSDVRKYLREFLMDGRVIDYPYIPRFLLVNGIITTFRAPKSAKVYQKLWTKRGSPLKYYSEDVVQLLQQQLGDGYKVVLGMRYQNPSIKSALENLKDSGLEKIIVIPLFPQYASATSGSVHQKVMELIQDWQIIPSLHFISYFLDHPKFIEAFAEIGKRYMQEDTYEHYVFSYHGLPERQIRKGDASGTTCLIGDCCATWHAGNKQCYRAQCFETTRRLATALGIPQDKYTVCFQSRLGKEVWVQPYTEDVVKDLAKRNIKKVLAFSPAFVADCLETTIEVGEEYKELFEEHGGEHWQLVESLNTHPLWIDLLTDLVKKQN; translated from the coding sequence ATGGTTGACACAACTGCTTCTGTATCAAAAAACAATACTTTACCCCAACTGAAGAACTCCCAACTCCATACGGGGGTTCTCCTGGTACAACTAGGTACTCCTGATAGTCCCTCTGTATCTGATGTACGCAAATACCTGCGTGAATTTCTGATGGATGGCAGGGTCATAGATTACCCTTACATCCCTCGTTTTTTACTGGTAAATGGAATTATTACAACATTTCGTGCTCCTAAATCAGCCAAGGTCTATCAGAAACTATGGACTAAGCGTGGATCTCCTTTAAAATACTATAGTGAAGATGTGGTACAGTTGCTACAGCAACAACTTGGAGATGGATATAAAGTTGTATTAGGTATGCGCTATCAGAATCCAAGTATTAAAAGTGCATTAGAAAATTTAAAAGATAGTGGACTTGAAAAGATTATTGTGATTCCTCTTTTCCCTCAATATGCATCAGCCACGAGCGGCTCTGTACATCAGAAAGTCATGGAACTTATTCAGGACTGGCAAATTATTCCGTCTCTGCATTTCATTAGTTACTTCTTGGATCATCCCAAATTTATTGAAGCATTTGCAGAAATTGGAAAACGGTATATGCAGGAAGATACATATGAGCATTATGTATTCAGCTATCATGGACTGCCAGAAAGACAAATACGCAAAGGAGATGCATCAGGAACAACCTGTCTCATAGGAGATTGCTGCGCTACCTGGCATGCAGGCAATAAACAATGCTATCGTGCCCAATGTTTTGAAACTACACGCCGACTGGCAACTGCATTAGGTATACCGCAAGATAAATATACAGTATGTTTCCAATCCCGGTTGGGAAAAGAAGTATGGGTGCAACCTTATACAGAAGATGTAGTAAAAGACCTCGCTAAACGGAACATCAAAAAAGTACTCGCATTCTCCCCTGCCTTTGTAGCAGATTGTCTTGAAACTACCATTGAAGTAGGAGAAGAATACAAAGAACTCTTTGAAGAACATGGTGGGGAACACTGGCAACTGGTTGAAAGTCTGAATACACATCCGCTATGGATAGACCTGCTAACAGATCTTGTTAAGAAACAAAATTAA
- a CDS encoding S10 family peptidase yields MKKHLLIFKTFLLVLIINQVIAQDKIKSDDPLSVTKHKISINGKTINYTATTGYLILREESGKARANIFFVAYTKDGVTDPATRPITYSFNGGPGSSSVWLHMGALGPRRIQMTDTGESEAPPYKVIDNEYTWLDETDLVFIDPVTTGYSRPAEGVEGKEFHGYNEDIASVGDFIRLYTSQFERWSSPKFLAGESYGTTRSAGLSGYLQDRHGLYLNGIVLISSVLNFQTILFDKGNELPFALYLPTYSAIAWYHKKLSPEYTDLKKLLSEVEQFAMGEYSILLMKGDKLTDAEKQSLTEKLNRYTGLSKEYIQQTHYRIEILRFTKELLRNEGRMSGRLDGRFKGIDYDNAGEHFEFDPSYNAAIYGPYTTAINDYVRRELNYENDLPYEVLTGRVHPWNYTNVQNRYLNVTETLRQSMTKNPFLKILVCNGYYDLATPYFATDYTFNHMFLDKSLQKNIKMTFYESGHMMYIHKPSLIQFRKDVNTFYKESLTR; encoded by the coding sequence ATGAAGAAACACTTATTAATATTCAAAACTTTCCTACTTGTTCTTATCATCAATCAAGTTATAGCTCAGGATAAAATAAAATCTGATGACCCATTGTCTGTTACCAAACATAAGATTTCAATTAATGGAAAAACAATAAACTATACTGCCACAACAGGTTATCTCATATTACGGGAAGAGAGTGGCAAGGCACGTGCCAATATTTTCTTTGTTGCCTATACCAAAGATGGTGTAACAGATCCTGCCACCCGTCCAATTACTTACTCATTTAATGGTGGACCGGGCTCTTCTTCTGTATGGCTCCATATGGGAGCATTAGGCCCTCGGCGCATTCAAATGACAGATACAGGCGAATCTGAGGCGCCTCCCTACAAGGTTATTGACAACGAATATACCTGGCTGGATGAAACAGACCTTGTTTTTATTGATCCGGTAACAACTGGTTATAGCCGTCCAGCAGAAGGTGTAGAGGGCAAAGAATTTCATGGCTACAATGAAGACATCGCATCTGTCGGAGATTTTATACGATTATATACATCACAATTTGAACGCTGGAGCTCACCAAAATTTCTGGCAGGTGAAAGTTATGGGACTACACGCTCCGCAGGTTTGTCAGGATATCTGCAAGATCGTCATGGTTTGTATCTCAATGGCATTGTACTTATTTCTTCCGTTCTTAACTTTCAAACAATCTTATTTGACAAAGGCAATGAACTACCTTTTGCCTTATATCTACCCACCTATTCAGCCATTGCCTGGTACCACAAAAAATTATCTCCAGAATATACTGATCTGAAAAAATTACTGTCTGAAGTAGAACAGTTTGCTATGGGAGAATATAGTATTTTACTGATGAAAGGGGACAAACTAACAGATGCTGAAAAACAATCACTTACTGAGAAGCTTAACCGCTATACAGGTTTATCGAAAGAGTATATTCAACAAACACATTACCGGATTGAAATCTTACGATTTACCAAAGAACTGTTAAGAAATGAAGGCCGAATGTCCGGACGTCTGGATGGACGCTTCAAAGGCATTGACTACGATAATGCAGGTGAACACTTTGAATTTGATCCCAGCTATAATGCAGCAATCTATGGTCCATACACCACAGCCATTAACGATTATGTAAGACGTGAGTTAAATTATGAGAACGATCTGCCATATGAGGTTTTAACAGGACGGGTACATCCATGGAATTATACAAATGTACAAAACCGGTATCTGAATGTAACAGAAACACTACGTCAGTCAATGACTAAAAACCCATTTCTGAAAATACTCGTATGTAATGGGTATTATGATCTGGCAACACCCTACTTTGCTACAGACTATACATTCAATCATATGTTTTTGGATAAATCCTTACAAAAAAATATAAAAATGACTTTCTATGAATCTGGGCATATGATGTATATTCACAAACCTTCTTTGATCCAATTCAGAAAAGATGTAAATACCTTTTACAAGGAAAGTCTTACCAGATGA
- a CDS encoding bifunctional metallophosphatase/5'-nucleotidase — translation MKRYLIIFLFICTIGFLACKSSKSGSINKSIDDNKIEVVFLQMNDVYEISPLEGGKTGGLSRVATIRKRLAAQNPNVRCLIAGDFLNPSVVGTLKYEGQRISGRQMVDVMNTAGVDLAIFGNHEFDLSENDLEKRLTESQFQWISSNAWHKTTSDLVPFISGSTHEPMPVTRVLEFKDGDGTQVRIGMIGLVIDSNPKEFVKYDAHYFDIARKLADSLQSHCDYLVAITHLNIADDLELSKQVPALRLIMGGHDHDHMYHQVGESFVAKADANAKTVYVHKILYDKLQKKLTVQSQLVPVNATIPMDSATQRVVDKWTAIADRSFNELGFSPGEVLLDTQELLDGRESSVRHHTTNLTQLITQSMAAAAPKADAVILNSGSIRIDDQLTGRITQYDILRALPFGGKILEVEMPGGLLKKILETGKLNEGSGGYLLYNQITYDESKKEWLLKQKPIDLQKTYRIAISDFLLTGQEKNLDFLSSRNSDIKIVYSPDKNDSKDLHNDIRQAIIAYLRTNKK, via the coding sequence ATGAAAAGATACCTGATTATATTCCTTTTCATCTGTACTATAGGATTCCTTGCCTGTAAATCTTCAAAATCGGGTTCCATCAACAAATCTATTGATGACAATAAGATAGAAGTTGTTTTTCTCCAGATGAATGATGTCTATGAGATTTCACCACTGGAAGGAGGTAAAACAGGTGGCCTCAGTCGGGTAGCAACCATTCGTAAGAGACTGGCAGCACAAAATCCGAATGTACGTTGTCTCATTGCCGGAGACTTTCTGAATCCTTCAGTTGTAGGGACACTCAAATATGAAGGTCAGCGCATCTCTGGCAGACAGATGGTTGATGTTATGAATACGGCAGGTGTTGATCTGGCAATTTTTGGCAATCATGAATTTGATCTTTCTGAAAACGATCTGGAAAAACGCCTGACAGAATCTCAATTTCAATGGATATCTTCCAATGCCTGGCATAAAACAACGAGCGACTTGGTTCCCTTTATCAGTGGCAGCACACATGAACCTATGCCTGTAACCCGAGTTCTTGAATTTAAGGATGGTGATGGCACACAAGTACGTATTGGAATGATTGGTCTTGTTATTGATTCTAATCCTAAAGAATTTGTAAAATACGATGCCCATTATTTTGACATAGCACGAAAACTAGCAGATTCTTTACAATCCCATTGTGATTATCTGGTAGCTATCACTCATTTAAATATTGCCGATGATCTGGAACTTAGTAAACAAGTGCCTGCCCTTCGGCTGATTATGGGCGGACATGATCATGACCATATGTATCATCAGGTTGGGGAGTCATTTGTAGCAAAAGCTGATGCCAATGCAAAAACAGTGTATGTTCACAAAATCCTGTATGATAAGTTACAGAAGAAACTTACTGTACAATCACAACTTGTTCCTGTCAATGCTACTATCCCTATGGATTCCGCAACGCAACGTGTAGTAGACAAGTGGACAGCGATTGCAGATCGTAGTTTTAATGAGTTAGGTTTCTCTCCTGGTGAGGTATTACTTGATACACAGGAGTTATTGGATGGCAGGGAAAGCAGTGTACGCCATCATACCACCAATCTTACACAATTAATAACTCAATCTATGGCAGCGGCGGCACCAAAAGCAGATGCCGTTATACTTAATAGTGGTTCTATTCGTATTGATGACCAGTTAACAGGACGTATTACCCAATACGACATTTTACGTGCACTGCCTTTTGGAGGAAAGATTCTAGAAGTAGAAATGCCTGGTGGATTACTAAAAAAAATCCTCGAAACAGGAAAGCTTAATGAAGGAAGTGGAGGGTATCTTTTATATAATCAGATTACCTATGATGAGTCAAAAAAGGAATGGCTCCTAAAACAAAAACCTATTGATCTTCAGAAAACTTATCGAATTGCCATATCTGATTTTTTGCTTACAGGACAGGAAAAAAACCTGGATTTCCTTTCTTCCAGAAATTCAGATATCAAGATTGTATATAGTCCGGACAAAAACGACTCAAAAGACCTCCATAATGATATACGTCAGGCAATCATTGCCTATTTACGTACAAATAAAAAATAA